Part of the Paenarthrobacter sp. JL.01a genome is shown below.
TGCCTCAGAAGGCCGTTCAATCCAACCGTGCCCTTCGAGTCCGCGACCAGCTGCGGACTTCCTCGGGCTGTGGTGTAGTATTCCGGGAGGCTGCCAAGCAATCAGTTTCCTTACCGGCTTTAAGTCGGTGTTCCTCGATGGGCGTTGGCTCGCATCGTCTGGCAGGTCCGACGATGCAGAGCCACCGGAAGCGGTTTCAGAAACGGGTGACTGGTTCACCCGCCCATGCTACCTGTCGATTCTTGGCGCCAAGCTGAACTGCCGTTCCGCCCGGCGTGGGCAGTAGGCTTGGCAGGTGGACGAAGAGCGAAGCACCCCCGTTGAAACCCCGTTGGACGATGAATCCCTTGAGCCGGGGGAGCATGCGGTTCCCGGCGGAACAACCCCGGGAGTTGGCCGGATCGTGCTGGCTGCGACGCCCATAGGCAACGTCGGTGACGCGTCCACCAGGCTGATCGAGCTGCTGGGAACCTCGGACATCATCGCGGCGGAGGATACCCGCCGCCTGCACCGCCTGGTTCAGGCCCTTGGGGTGGAGGTTTCCGGTCGGGTCATCAGCTACCACGAACACAATGAAGCCACCAAGACCGCTGAGCTGCTGGAGCACGTGCGCGCCGGAAAGACCATTCTCATGGTCAGCGACGCCGGCATGCCGGCCGTCTCGGACCCGGGTTTTCGTCTGGTGGAGGGGGCTGTGGAAGCCGGTTTGACCGTCACCGCGGTCCCCGGGCCGTCCGCTGTCCTGACCGCGCTTGCCCTCTCGGGCCTGCCGACCGACCGTTTCTGCTTTGAAGGCTTCCTGCCGCGGAAGTCCGGAGACCGGAATTCCCGCCTGGCCGCTCTGGCAGATGAACGCCGCACCATGGTCTTCTTCGAAGCTCCACACAGGCTTGAAGTCATGCTGCGTGCACTGCACGAGCGCTTCGGCCCCGACCGCCGCGTGGCCGTATGCCGGGAGCTCACCAAGACCTACGAGGAAGTCATCCGCGGCACGCTGCGTGAGCTTCTGGAGTGGGCAGAAAACAATGAGGTCCGTGGTGAGATCGCCGTGGTGGTGGCTGGTGCGCCTGAACAGGAGCCCGGCAAACCCGAGGACCACGTTGGGGCCGTGAATGAACTGGTGGCGCAGGGCATCCGCCTGAAGGAAGCTGTGGCAGCCGTGGCCGAGGACGCGCGGGTGAGCAAGCGGGAGCTGTACTCAGCGGTGCTCGCAGCCCGCTGACAAAGCTGTGCAGCTGCACAAAATGGCATCCGTATGGCAGTGCGTGAAGGCGTAGACACTCCTTCCGGCGGGGCAGTACCGTGGCAGTAATTCAAGCCACTTCCGGCAAGGAACCCCCGTGGTGCATATCTCCAAAGCACCCAAGACGAAGGAGTCGCCATGACTGTCACGGTTGAACGCGAAAGCGAACTGCTGGCTTCCGTTCCCACCGGCCTGCTGATCAACGGTCAGTGGCGCCCGGCTGGTTCGGGTAAAACCTTTGATGTTGAGGACCCCGCCACGGGCAAGGTCCTGCTCAGCATC
Proteins encoded:
- the rsmI gene encoding 16S rRNA (cytidine(1402)-2'-O)-methyltransferase, which codes for MDDESLEPGEHAVPGGTTPGVGRIVLAATPIGNVGDASTRLIELLGTSDIIAAEDTRRLHRLVQALGVEVSGRVISYHEHNEATKTAELLEHVRAGKTILMVSDAGMPAVSDPGFRLVEGAVEAGLTVTAVPGPSAVLTALALSGLPTDRFCFEGFLPRKSGDRNSRLAALADERRTMVFFEAPHRLEVMLRALHERFGPDRRVAVCRELTKTYEEVIRGTLRELLEWAENNEVRGEIAVVVAGAPEQEPGKPEDHVGAVNELVAQGIRLKEAVAAVAEDARVSKRELYSAVLAAR